The Aspergillus flavus chromosome 2, complete sequence region AAAAGAGCAACTACCCTGTTCCAACCGAGACAGCCCTCCATACAACCTATCGTATCACAGGAGCTTTTTTAGCTTTTATTTAAGTGAATGTCTTTCGAATCGGCTACTCGAGCGCACCAAGCCCAGAACCATCTGACACGCACAGCCAGTCAAAATGGATGACAGGAAgccatttttctctttcccaggTCATTAGCTTCAACGTTCCATTCACACCATTCAACTTCATCCGCGCCTTGTTCAAGTAGCATTTTCACTACGGACTCTTGTCCATATATGGCCGCCAGCAGGAGTGGCGTAAAACTTTGATCGGGGTATTGGCACCCGGTGAGCGATATGATATAGACCAATAGTTCTACGACCGCGCTTTGGCCATTCCTGGCTGCGAGCTGGAGGGGTGTgtcatcttcgtcgttcGCACAGTTAATATCTGCGTTGGTGGTATCAATAAGGTGTTTCACTGCATATAAGTCTCAGTACTCTGCTAAGTCGAAGATGggattttaaatttcttcatcgtcggagCAATGTATTATAGTAGAAGACGTATTACTCCGGATCATGGTTAGGAAATGCCAATGAGTTGGAGCTGCCAAGATAGTTTGAGATAGCGGTGGGAAAGCTTTATTTTCGGATTCCAGAATTGGATGGAGATGTTATGATTCTGAATTAGTTGTAAAGCATCTAGGGGTGCTACAATAGTCGAATAAATAGGATGAAACTAGCAATCTCGCGTAGGCATATGTCTCTAGTAGCCTGAGATACATTTAAACAAACATTCCATCAATGTATCACTATCCGATAGCAATTGTTTTGCAGAGGCATACTTACCAAATGCGGTAAGAGTGCACTGACTCGGAAGAACAAGCAGCATTCGTAGGGCTAGGCTTTCGGACCTTCGCTGCCTTGCCAATGCAGCTCATCACAGTATTCTATGGCTAGGAAGCAGTCTCtcattttctagaatattccttcttcctcatcctgtCTGCAGCATAGTCTCGCTGAAGTTGGGggtttaatatatttatccGTCATTAACTACAAATTAATGGACTGCACATGCCATATACCGACTTTGATGAGAACATCGTACACAAATCCTCATTACAAATACTAGAAACCCTCAGGCCATCTTCGAAACCAATGTTTCATCTACCATCTCCTCCCATGCCCCAAACCTCCAAGTAAACCAGATTATCACGGACACAGCTCGACCCACCATTCTAGTCCAGAACACAGCTAATGACACAGAAAGCAATGGATACCATGTATAAGTGACACGGTAGTTCACCTTCACCAACCACATATGAGACCATCACGGGTGTACAGGCGATTCAGACTTTATGCGGGTGATGGAGCGGTGCATGAATCACGCCACGTTTCGAATTTCCGGCTGAAGATTGTTTTGCCGATatggctatatatatccggCCTAGTTTCAGATGATAGAACGCTTGGGGTATAGTTTAACTTGttttagtatagtatagtatGCTAATCACTGAGCACTAGCTTTGGGCCTAAAATATGGTTTATTTGTACTTCATGGCTTGGGTTCTGGGGTGGGACACTATTGGAGAGGCTAGTGTAGAGGTACTAGTGATAGTTTACTAGGTTTTCTGTGCTTAGGGAAATTCTGTTTGTGTGTTGTTTCTAATATGTTGTGCTGTGGTGTTGTTTGGTTATCGGTTTATTTGTGGGCTTCCAGTATGGAAAGTTGTTCAACTATGCAAGCGTTGGATTTCTTAATGACCTACGTAGCGCTATGAGATTCTTTGCATGAGCTTGTCTCAAGGGAGCATCTCATCTCCCTGCCAGTCAATTCAAGATAAAACGATTCAATCACTTTTCTTGTCTCTTAGATAGCTCACTCCAAGATCTAAGATACTGAGAACACGATGTTGAACCAAGAATTCTATGTGTCATTACGGATAAATTTGCAGGAAGGTTGCTTTTGAAGATGCAATGCAATTGAACAaggatatataaaaatcacCCTATATACAATGATCGCCATGACGGCCCGAGCAAAGCTCATGGGGGCAAATTTTTCTaattcctcatcctccactaCCCCTAGCGACGCCGGCGTCACCCGTTAAGCAACATCCGAAGATATGTTATGCATCACTTGTCCATCTGTAGAACACTGAAAACTCGCTGAAGtttcaaaaaagaaaatgctGTACTATACATCAAAATCATTAGAAGATAATCCGGTGAAGCTGTTTACAGCTTGTTCTGGCCCTTGTTGAAGCGCTCGAATGAGGACACAGGGGGAGCggagttggggttggggtggtGCTTCTTGAGGGCCAGCTTGACGTTGTACTCGAGGTCGAGGCTGGCCTTGGGGTCATCGGTCTTGGGCTTGAAGTCCACAACAAGGTCGTCCTTGACGGCGAAGACGGAGTCGATGTCCAGATGAGGGTCGTCGCTGGGGTAGATCTGGTTGATAACGGTGGCGTAGTCGGGGTGGGTGATCATGAGATGGATGTGAGCGGGACGCATGGGGGAGCGGTCCATGAGGTTGAGGAGAACACCGGCGGGGCCGTCGGTGGGCAGGGAGTAAGGGGTGGGGTGGTAGCAGTACCACCAGAACTCGCCCTTCTCGTTGGAGCGGAACTTGCCGCGCAGGTTGTTCTCGGTCTGGTTGGGGTCCTGGAAGTCGTACTGGCCGTTGGCGGAAGCTTGCCAGATGTCGAGGACGGCGCCCTCGATGGGCTTGCCGGTCTCCATGTCCCTGAGGACACCGTGCATGTAGGTGACCTTGCCGTTAGGGTTGGGGTCCTGGATGATG contains the following coding sequences:
- a CDS encoding protocatechuate 3,4-dioxygenase beta subunit (catechol 1,2-dioxygenase), whose protein sequence is MPSNRQFDPNFTPYVINSMGPKTPERTRVLLGALIKHIHDFAREVELTPAEWMLGVEFINSIGKISTPIRNECHRICDVIGLESLVDEIANKIVTEDGVSPTSNVILGPFWSPNAPFRELGDSIIQDPNPNGKVTYMHGVLRDMETGKPIEGAVLDIWQASANGQYDFQDPNQTENNLRGKFRSNEKGEFWWYCYHPTPYSLPTDGPAGVLLNLMDRSPMRPAHIHLMITHPDYATVINQIYPSDDPHLDIDSVFAVKDDLVVDFKPKTDDPKASLDLEYNVKLALKKHHPNPNSAPPVSSFERFNKGQNKL